One Burkholderia sp. 9120 genomic window, TTCACCGAACAGCATCTGGTCACCAACGGCGCGTCCGAACTGGTCGCCGACGTGTTCGGCGAGCGCGGCAAGCATGCGCGCTCTGCGTTCGGCGTTGCGCAGATTCCGCTCGGCGCGTGCGTCGAGATCGAGATGATTGCCGAAGTCGAGTAAGGCTGCGTAACGGTAACCAGAACGCGTCGCGAGGTCTCAGCACCTCGCGGCGCGTTCTGCTTTTTGCGGCGAGGTGGCTCGTTGCGTCAGCACCGGATAGAATCCGCGAACCCGATTCACTCGCACGATTCGCCGGACCGCGCACGATGCTCGCCAACACTGTTCGTTTCAAACAAGTCGACGTGTTCACGTCGGTGCCGTTCAAAGGCAATCCGCTTGCCGTGGTGTTCGACGCCGATACGCTCGATGCGGATCAGATGCAGGCGATCGCGCGCTGGACCCATCTGTCCGAAACCACCTTTCTGCTGAAGCCGACCGACCCGGCCGCCGACTATCGCGTGCGCATCTTCACGATCGAGGGCGAGTTGCCGTTCGCGGGTCACCCGACGCTCGGCACCGCGCATGCGCTGCTCGAAAGCGGCTATCAGCCGAAGCAGGCCGGCCGCCTCGTCCAGCAATGCGGCGTGGGTCTCGTCGAACTCAAGGCGTTGCCGGAAACGACTAGCGCGGACGGCGCGGCCAACACCGAACAACACGCGTGGGCTTTCGCCGCGCCGCCCGCTCGCGTCACACCGCTCGGCGCGGATCGCTATACCGAACTGTCTACGGCTTTGCGTAGCGACGCGATCGATTTCAGCGCCGTGCCCTGCGCGGTCGACAATGGTGCACCGTGGCTGGTGGTGCGCGTTAATTCGGCGCAAGACTGCCTCGCGCTCGATCCCGATGGGAGCGCACTTGCCAAACTCGTGCAGTCGGTCGATGCCATTGGCCTCGCTGTCTACGGTCCGCATGAAGCCGGCGGCCCGGCCACATTCGAAGTCCGCTGCCTGATGGCCGGCGATCGCTTCGGCACCGGTGAAGACCCGGTCACCGGCAGCGCCAATGCGGCGCTCGCCGGTTTGTTAAGCACGCAGCAGCGTCGCCCGGGCGAGCGTTATACGGCTCGTCAAGGCACCGTGCTCGGTCGTGCGGGCCAGGTGTCGGTGCACTACGACGACGCACACGGCAAGACGTGGATCGGCGGCGCCTCGGTGACGATCGTCGACGGCACGTTCCGCCTGCCATGAACGGCACGCTCTTTGCCTGCCCAGTGTTGGCCAGCGTGTCCGTGTCCTCGCCACGCAATAACGGACGCGATTTGCCCCACTCAGCCACGCTAAACCACAAAGCGCCGCAGACTCTGCCCAATTAATGCTTTTTGCATTGCGAAAGGCCTGGCACACCTGAACGCCGCACCGCGACTCCCGATGAAACATTCGAAAACGACCACCGGGCCGCGGCCCCAGCACCGGCCGAAGCGGCCAGAAATTCAGCCGGGCAGCGCCGTTTGCTGCGCCCGCGTATACCCGATGCGCGGCCCCTTCCTTAATGCAGTGGCATTAAGTAATATCGAAAGGTGCCTGATAACGTGCGGACGGTTGGGCACGACACCACGCTCCCTCCTCCTGCGCAGCAGTTCCGGCACCCTGGTCACGATGCAGCCAACCATGAAATCAGCGCAGTCGACGCTCGCTCGTTTGCAACCGGCCGGAACCCGCGCACGGACTCGCCGATGAGCAAGTCACGCTTCTCCGACCAGCGCGAAGCCCAACCCCGCCGCGACCCAGCCGTGTCGCGCCGTCGAGCCCTGCTCGCCATTCCGGCGCTCGGCGTGTTGGTGCTGATCCTGCTGTGGACCGTGATCTTCGCGCGTCTGTCGGTCGAGAAAGAAGCCACCAATCGCGAGGCCATGGCCTCTGCCGCGATACTCTCCGCGGCGCTGGAGCAGCACACGGTCAAGGCGATTCACCAGGTCGACCAGATCACCCGCTTCGTCAAATACGAGTTCGAGAAAACCCCTGGGCATTTCGATCTTGCCAGCACGGTCGAAAAAGGCGTGGTGCAAAGCGAGACGCTGGTGCAGGTGTCGTTGATCGACGAACACGGCACGTTGATCGCCAATACGGCCGAACTCAATCCAAAACACATCGATCTGTCCGACCGCGAACACTTCAAGGTTCACGAGCACGAGAACGACGACCAGTTGTATATCAGCAAGCCGGTGCTCGGCCGCGTGTCCGGCCACTGGACCTTGCAGATGACGCGGCGTCTGAATCATCCGGACGGTTCGTTCGCGGGCGTCGTGGTGGTGTCGGAAGATCCCAGCTATTTCACCAGCGACTTTTATAACAATGCAGCGATCGGCCGCGAAGGCGTGATCGCGGTGATCTCGGACAACGGCACCGTGCTCGCGCGGCGCACCGGCAGCGCCGACAGCGCCAACGGCACGTTCTCGGCGAGCGGCACCTACCCGACCTCGGAACACGTGTCGGGCACCTACATCGATTCGATCGACAATGTCACGCGCATCGTGTCGTACCGGCATATCGACGGCTATCCGCTCGGCGTGCTGGTGGGTCTGTCGCAAGCCGAGGAATTCGCCGACTACAACCACACGCGCAACGTCTATCTGCTGATGGCGGGTTTCATCTCGCTCGCCATGCTGAGCTTCTTCGCGGTGGCTACAGGACTGATCGGCAAACTGCTCGGCCGCGAGCGCGAGATGACGCATCTGGTCGAATACGATCTGCTCACCGGTCTGCGCAATCGCTACGCGACGCTGCAGAGCCTGCGTCATGACGTCACGCAGCCGGCCAACCTCGGCTGTCTCGCGATTCTGTTTATCGACCTCGACAACTTCAAGACCGTCAACGACACGCTCGGCCACAACGCCGGCGACATCGTGCTGCAGATGACCGCGTCGCGCCTCGCTACCGCTGTCGGTGAGAGCGGCGCGTTGAGCCGCATCGGCGGCGACGAGTTCGTTGTCGTACTCAAGGGCGACGACGTCGAGAAGCAGGCGGTCGCGCTCGCCGAAGCGGCGGCGGACGTGTTCGCCAAACCGTTCGAAGTGCGCGGCAGTTCTTTCGTGCTGCATGCGAGCATTGGCATTGCGCTGTATTCGGTCGCGAACGAAAGCGAGATCGACCTGCTGAAAAAAGCCGACCTCGCGATGTACAGCGCCAAAGATGCCGGCAAGAACTGCTACCAGTTCTATTCGCCGCAACTGTCGCACCGCGCCGATCATTTGATGAAGTGGGAACAGCAACTGCGCGTGGCGCTGACCGAAGGTCAACTGTTTCTCGCCTATCAGCCGAAGATCGACCTGACGCGCCGCTGCATCACCGGCTTCGAGGCACTCGTGCGCTGGAACCATCCGCAGCACGGTTTGATTCCGGCGAACGAATTCATTCCGGTCGCCGAATCGACCGGCCTGATCGTGCCGATCGGCGACTTCGTGATCGAGACTGCCTGCCGGCAACTCGCGTTGTGGCAGCAACAGGGCTACGACACGCTGTCGCTCGCGGTGAACATTTCGGCGGTGCAGTTCTGGCGCGGCGACCTGTATGAAACCATCTCGCACGCCATCGAGGAAAGCGGCATCTCCGCGCGCCGCCTCGAACTCGAAATCACCGAAACGGCGATGATGGAATATCCCGAACTCGTCTCCGAGAAGATCTTCGCGTTGAAGCGTCTCGGCGTGCGCGTCGCGCTCGACGATTTCGGCACCGGCTATTCGTCGCTGTCCTATCTGAACCG contains:
- a CDS encoding PhzF family phenazine biosynthesis protein: MLANTVRFKQVDVFTSVPFKGNPLAVVFDADTLDADQMQAIARWTHLSETTFLLKPTDPAADYRVRIFTIEGELPFAGHPTLGTAHALLESGYQPKQAGRLVQQCGVGLVELKALPETTSADGAANTEQHAWAFAAPPARVTPLGADRYTELSTALRSDAIDFSAVPCAVDNGAPWLVVRVNSAQDCLALDPDGSALAKLVQSVDAIGLAVYGPHEAGGPATFEVRCLMAGDRFGTGEDPVTGSANAALAGLLSTQQRRPGERYTARQGTVLGRAGQVSVHYDDAHGKTWIGGASVTIVDGTFRLP
- a CDS encoding EAL domain-containing protein, producing the protein MSKSRFSDQREAQPRRDPAVSRRRALLAIPALGVLVLILLWTVIFARLSVEKEATNREAMASAAILSAALEQHTVKAIHQVDQITRFVKYEFEKTPGHFDLASTVEKGVVQSETLVQVSLIDEHGTLIANTAELNPKHIDLSDREHFKVHEHENDDQLYISKPVLGRVSGHWTLQMTRRLNHPDGSFAGVVVVSEDPSYFTSDFYNNAAIGREGVIAVISDNGTVLARRTGSADSANGTFSASGTYPTSEHVSGTYIDSIDNVTRIVSYRHIDGYPLGVLVGLSQAEEFADYNHTRNVYLLMAGFISLAMLSFFAVATGLIGKLLGREREMTHLVEYDLLTGLRNRYATLQSLRHDVTQPANLGCLAILFIDLDNFKTVNDTLGHNAGDIVLQMTASRLATAVGESGALSRIGGDEFVVVLKGDDVEKQAVALAEAAADVFAKPFEVRGSSFVLHASIGIALYSVANESEIDLLKKADLAMYSAKDAGKNCYQFYSPQLSHRADHLMKWEQQLRVALTEGQLFLAYQPKIDLTRRCITGFEALVRWNHPQHGLIPANEFIPVAESTGLIVPIGDFVIETACRQLALWQQQGYDTLSLAVNISAVQFWRGDLYETISHAIEESGISARRLELEITETAMMEYPELVSEKIFALKRLGVRVALDDFGTGYSSLSYLNRFSVDTLKVDRSFIQAIPGDRSVCVMVTAIVNLARSLGLTVVVEGTETEEQIAWLAALGHIEAQGFLFSRPVPVEAIPALLERFGVCGMAGRRTTHEVDNATIISSTSASANP